A single genomic interval of Mycolicibacterium holsaticum DSM 44478 = JCM 12374 harbors:
- a CDS encoding 2'-5' RNA ligase family protein has protein sequence MVHSVELVFDQDTEATIRDIWDSLRDAGIPSQAPASRPHVTLTVAEHIDPSVDALLAVAGSFPMRCVIGAPLLFGRSQLVLTRVIVPTDALLAVHAEVYRLALPHLQPQPMANSLPGQWTPHTTLARRLHGSQLGRALRVGARPTEIQGSFVGLRRWDGNTKREFAI, from the coding sequence GTGGTGCATTCCGTCGAGCTGGTCTTCGACCAGGATACCGAGGCGACGATCCGGGATATCTGGGATTCGTTGCGCGACGCCGGAATTCCGAGCCAGGCGCCTGCCAGCCGGCCGCACGTGACGCTGACGGTCGCCGAACACATCGATCCCTCGGTCGACGCGCTGCTGGCTGTGGCGGGTTCCTTCCCGATGCGCTGTGTGATCGGGGCGCCGTTGCTGTTCGGCCGCTCGCAACTGGTCCTCACCCGGGTGATCGTGCCGACCGACGCGCTGCTGGCGGTGCACGCCGAGGTGTATCGGCTGGCGCTGCCGCATCTGCAACCCCAGCCGATGGCCAACTCACTTCCCGGGCAGTGGACACCGCACACCACGCTGGCGCGTCGCCTGCACGGCAGCCAGCTCGGCCGGGCGCTGCGGGTGGGGGCACGTCCGACCGAGATCCAGGGCAGCTTCGTCGGGCTGCGCCGCTGGGACGGCAACACCAAACGCGAATTCGCGATCTGA
- a CDS encoding type IV toxin-antitoxin system AbiEi family antitoxin domain-containing protein has product MVEGYLRRQDGVITLAQAKRCGLNQDAVDRRVASGRWRRCARGVYFADDRPFTDAARVRVGVWQYGPQATGSGLTAAWVHGLTRCPPAVVEVTVPRNSRMRRRSGTRLRRRDLEDTDVVERNCLRVTALALTVVEAAVRHRDGAKLMDAALQRRVELPELWRAHLRNAGRHGAPAAGMLLQAAEDGARSEAERLLVKLLRTNRIAGWRTNYPAGGYQIDVAFPNQQVAIEVDGLAFHSDTDAFHNDRKRQNALALLGWQILRFTWLDLTQYPDRVIAEIKRALAT; this is encoded by the coding sequence GTGGTGGAGGGATATCTGCGTCGCCAGGACGGCGTCATCACGCTGGCCCAGGCTAAACGCTGCGGATTGAACCAGGACGCGGTTGACCGACGTGTCGCGTCCGGTCGCTGGCGTCGGTGCGCGCGCGGCGTGTATTTCGCCGACGACCGGCCATTCACCGACGCCGCACGCGTCCGTGTGGGCGTCTGGCAATACGGCCCCCAGGCGACAGGAAGTGGCCTCACCGCGGCGTGGGTGCACGGCCTCACACGGTGTCCGCCGGCCGTCGTCGAGGTCACCGTTCCTCGAAACTCCCGCATGCGAAGGCGAAGCGGGACCAGGCTCCGCAGACGCGATCTGGAAGACACCGACGTCGTCGAGCGAAATTGCCTGCGGGTGACCGCCCTCGCGCTGACCGTGGTGGAAGCCGCCGTCCGCCATCGCGACGGTGCCAAGCTGATGGACGCGGCACTGCAGCGACGCGTCGAGTTGCCTGAACTATGGCGAGCGCACCTTCGCAACGCGGGACGCCACGGAGCACCGGCGGCCGGGATGCTCCTGCAGGCAGCAGAGGACGGGGCACGCTCAGAAGCGGAACGGCTGTTGGTCAAACTTCTCCGGACGAACCGGATCGCGGGGTGGCGGACGAACTACCCGGCCGGCGGCTACCAGATCGACGTGGCGTTTCCGAATCAGCAGGTCGCCATCGAGGTCGACGGGTTGGCCTTTCACAGCGACACCGATGCCTTCCACAACGACCGCAAGCGCCAGAACGCCCTAGCACTGTTGGGCTGGCAGATACTGCGCTTCACCTGGCTCGACCTGACCCAGTACCCGGACCGGGTGATCGCCGAGATCAAGCGGGCACTCGCGACTTGA
- a CDS encoding adenosylmethionine--8-amino-7-oxononanoate transaminase, with protein MPKMTPAEISAIDAAHVWHPYSTIGAGAQPPIVALGAHGAWLTLHHRGRDVEVLDAMASWWTAVHGHAHPVLDAAITTQLATMNHVMFGGLTHEPAARLAQLLVELTPDGLDTVFFSDSGSVSVEVAAKMALQYWRSLGRPAKHRLMTWRGGYHGDTFTPMSVCDPDGGMHELWTDVLTAQVFAPQVPSGYDPAYSEVFEKQLDGHADELAAVIVEPVVQGAGGMRFHDPRYLSDLHEICRRHDVLLIFDEIATGFGRTGELFAADHAGVTPDIMCVGKALTGGYITLAATLCSREIASTISNSEAGALMHGPTFMANALACAVGVASVELLLSTDWRAQVAAIEDGLRAGLAPAVGLPGVADVRVLGAIGVIEMSDPVDLALATPVAIEHGVWLRPFRNLIYVMPPYICTPDEVAQICSAMIAVARALT; from the coding sequence GTGCCGAAAATGACGCCTGCCGAGATCAGCGCGATCGACGCCGCGCACGTCTGGCATCCCTACAGCACGATCGGGGCGGGCGCGCAGCCGCCGATCGTCGCTCTCGGCGCGCACGGCGCCTGGCTGACGCTGCACCACCGCGGCCGCGACGTCGAGGTTCTCGACGCGATGGCGTCGTGGTGGACCGCCGTCCACGGGCACGCCCACCCGGTGTTAGACGCGGCGATCACCACCCAGCTGGCCACGATGAACCACGTCATGTTCGGCGGGCTGACCCACGAACCCGCCGCGCGACTCGCCCAGCTGCTGGTCGAGCTCACCCCCGACGGGCTGGACACCGTGTTCTTCAGCGACTCCGGTTCGGTGTCGGTGGAGGTGGCGGCGAAGATGGCGCTGCAGTACTGGCGCAGCCTCGGTCGACCGGCCAAGCACCGGCTGATGACGTGGCGTGGCGGATATCACGGCGACACGTTCACGCCGATGAGCGTGTGCGACCCCGACGGCGGCATGCACGAGCTGTGGACCGACGTGCTTACCGCGCAGGTGTTCGCCCCGCAGGTGCCGTCCGGCTACGACCCCGCCTACAGCGAGGTGTTCGAGAAACAGCTGGACGGGCACGCCGACGAACTGGCCGCGGTGATCGTGGAACCCGTCGTGCAGGGCGCGGGCGGGATGCGTTTCCACGATCCGCGCTATCTGAGCGACCTTCACGAGATATGCCGTCGCCACGACGTGCTGTTGATCTTCGACGAGATCGCCACCGGGTTCGGGCGCACCGGCGAGCTGTTCGCCGCCGACCACGCCGGCGTCACCCCGGACATCATGTGCGTCGGCAAGGCGCTGACTGGCGGCTACATCACGCTGGCCGCCACCCTGTGCAGCCGCGAGATCGCTTCGACGATCAGCAATTCCGAAGCCGGCGCGCTGATGCACGGCCCGACGTTCATGGCCAACGCGCTGGCGTGCGCGGTCGGGGTGGCATCCGTCGAACTGCTGCTCAGCACCGACTGGCGGGCGCAGGTGGCCGCCATCGAGGACGGGCTGCGAGCGGGGCTGGCGCCTGCTGTGGGGCTGCCCGGGGTCGCCGACGTGCGGGTGCTGGGGGCGATCGGCGTCATCGAGATGTCCGACCCGGTGGATCTGGCGCTGGCCACCCCCGTCGCGATCGAACACGGCGTCTGGCTGCGCCCGTTCCGCAACCTCATCTACGTCATGCCGCCCTACATCTGCACCCCCGACGAGGTCGCGCAGATCTGCTCGGCGATGATCGCCGTCGCCCGTGCACTAACCTGA
- a CDS encoding 8-amino-7-oxononanoate synthase: MTRAGLSPLAWLDDVEQRRREAGLRRSLRTRPPVGAGVDLASNDYLGLSHHPEVIDGGVAALRTWGAGSTGSRLVTGNTELHEGFEKDLAEFVGAESALVFSSGYTANMGAVVALSGPGSLLVSDALTHASLVDACRLSRASVVVTPHRDVAAVEAALAGRDEERAVVVTDSVFSADGALAPLRALHDVCARHAALLIVDEAHGLGVRGTGGRGLLHEAGLAGAPDIVMTTTLSKALGSQGGVVLGPAAVRDHLIDAARPFIFDTGLAPAAVGAAWAALKVLIAEPWRAAAVLANAQTLASVCDVAPWPASAVVSVILGEPEVALGAAAACLDRGLRVGCFRPPTVPAGTSRLRLTARASLTEDELALARQVLTDVLGQARR; encoded by the coding sequence GTGACACGCGCTGGTCTTTCGCCACTGGCCTGGCTCGACGACGTCGAGCAGCGGCGTCGCGAGGCGGGGCTGCGGCGGTCGCTGCGCACCCGCCCGCCCGTCGGCGCCGGGGTCGACCTGGCCTCCAACGACTACCTGGGGCTGTCGCATCATCCCGAGGTCATCGACGGCGGGGTGGCCGCCCTGCGCACCTGGGGCGCCGGCTCCACGGGCTCGCGGCTGGTCACCGGCAACACCGAGCTGCACGAGGGCTTCGAGAAGGATCTGGCCGAGTTCGTCGGCGCGGAATCGGCGCTGGTGTTCTCCTCGGGCTACACCGCCAACATGGGCGCGGTGGTCGCGCTGTCCGGGCCGGGCTCGCTGTTGGTGTCCGATGCGCTGACGCACGCGTCGCTGGTCGACGCCTGCCGACTGTCACGGGCCAGCGTGGTGGTGACCCCGCACCGTGACGTGGCCGCGGTGGAAGCGGCGCTGGCCGGCCGCGACGAGGAACGCGCGGTCGTGGTCACCGACTCGGTGTTCTCCGCCGACGGGGCGCTCGCCCCGCTGCGCGCGCTGCACGACGTCTGCGCCAGGCACGCGGCGCTGCTCATCGTGGACGAGGCGCACGGGTTGGGGGTGCGCGGCACCGGCGGGCGCGGGCTGCTGCACGAGGCCGGGTTGGCCGGTGCGCCCGACATCGTGATGACGACGACGCTGTCCAAGGCGCTCGGCAGCCAGGGCGGCGTGGTGCTCGGACCCGCCGCGGTCCGCGACCATCTCATCGACGCGGCGCGACCGTTCATCTTCGACACCGGCCTGGCGCCCGCGGCGGTCGGGGCGGCGTGGGCGGCGCTGAAGGTGTTGATCGCCGAACCGTGGCGCGCGGCCGCGGTGCTGGCCAACGCGCAGACGCTGGCCTCGGTGTGCGACGTAGCGCCGTGGCCGGCATCGGCGGTGGTTTCGGTGATCCTGGGGGAGCCGGAGGTGGCGTTGGGCGCCGCGGCGGCGTGCCTGGACCGGGGTCTGCGGGTCGGGTGTTTCCGCCCGCCCACGGTGCCCGCGGGCACCTCGCGGCTGCGGCTGACCGCGCGGGCATCGCTCACCGAGGACGAGTTGGCGTTGGCGCGGCAGGTATTGACCGACGTGCTCGGACAAGCCCGCCGGTGA
- the bioD gene encoding dethiobiotin synthase, with protein MSALVVTGTDTGVGKTVATAALACSARLAGIDVAVCKPVQTGSPRDDDLADVARLSGVTALHGGWRYPEPLAPVAAAQRAAMVLPTRADLVESVRGVGAQLVLVEGAGGLLVELGDGGVTLRDVAADLGAPVLVVVAAGLGTLNHTALTLEALAAQGIPCAGLVIGAWPADPGPAEAGNREALAALAPLRGVLPFGAGTFSAAQFEAMSATAFDTEWVKSLG; from the coding sequence GTGAGCGCGCTCGTCGTCACCGGGACCGACACCGGGGTCGGGAAGACGGTGGCCACCGCGGCGTTGGCGTGTTCGGCGCGGCTGGCCGGAATCGACGTGGCGGTGTGCAAACCCGTGCAGACCGGAAGTCCCCGCGACGACGACCTCGCCGACGTTGCGCGGCTGTCCGGGGTCACCGCGCTGCACGGCGGCTGGCGCTACCCCGAGCCGCTGGCGCCGGTCGCGGCCGCGCAGCGGGCGGCCATGGTGCTGCCCACCCGCGCGGATCTGGTGGAGTCGGTACGCGGCGTCGGAGCACAGCTGGTGCTGGTGGAAGGGGCGGGCGGGTTGCTCGTCGAACTAGGGGACGGCGGTGTCACCCTGCGTGACGTGGCGGCGGACCTCGGCGCGCCGGTGCTCGTCGTCGTCGCCGCCGGTCTGGGCACGTTGAACCACACCGCGTTGACCCTGGAAGCCCTTGCCGCGCAGGGTATTCCATGTGCTGGACTGGTGATCGGGGCGTGGCCTGCGGACCCCGGCCCGGCCGAGGCGGGTAACCGGGAGGCGTTGGCGGCGCTGGCGCCGCTGCGCGGGGTGCTGCCCTTCGGCGCAGGGACGTTCAGCGCGGCGCAGTTCGAGGCCATGAGCGCGACGGCCTTCGACACCGAGTGGGTTAAGAGCCTGGGGTAA